A single region of the Deefgea piscis genome encodes:
- a CDS encoding type IV pilus assembly protein FimV: MIRKLHHLLRFPQFIFVFAAMLMIAAGARAAMLGDLRVYSALGEQFSASVAVAALEEETLSSQCFRLVGLHSGEEQNVLRRAKLVFQPDGAGGRLLVQGLDAWHEPILNFAVRVKCPGEENRVFQRDYSVLLDPHEYQAPNKKRNASINPPISQRDLPRLGSVWLTEEGDTVANIARRYYPNQAQLRTRFVERLYELNPDLPQGTTVRLGNQWRVQLPAPITNPNPKTKVTSAQHVVPLATEARLSLTPANPPAEAVEPLAAPAADGEFRLRLSLPALDLKQKNNLSPAEILRLREGLLSLESDEQAAQMLQLKDQIKQLEQQLHQVSGAKVSPAAKSESKIAEDVLFSWQWFLFLGLIGLAIAVLIWRQRQRITEDTSYSALGVATLHGNPTTILTQRTPSHFPHSLTRTSGFMTEETPSVPEYDERDERDWRNEAVDVVSPNSVAEEAQLLLDYGMQAQAIQLLSDELLEHPHALALWMKLLEVFAQENMLEAFQERAVAFRLQFASDSLWQQVQSMGQQIDVNNPLYQSLDARSAAHSLAHAPVEGAAINSANLAPILAASPVNSDLSTAQQDAFHFDLDLLPTANANERGADQLSVFAAQQDREIDASLSSVVSQRRQFEAKDFVSDDATLQEIAVLIADDQRREAFERLEMLLYKGTMPQRLSASKWLDKLLSHYGQP; encoded by the coding sequence ATGATAAGAAAATTGCATCATCTGCTGCGCTTTCCCCAATTTATTTTCGTTTTCGCTGCAATGTTGATGATTGCGGCTGGCGCGCGCGCTGCTATGCTCGGCGATTTGCGGGTGTATTCGGCATTGGGTGAACAATTTTCGGCGAGTGTAGCTGTTGCAGCTTTAGAAGAAGAAACCCTAAGTAGCCAATGTTTTCGTTTAGTGGGTTTACATAGTGGCGAAGAACAAAATGTACTGCGCCGTGCCAAACTGGTTTTTCAACCCGATGGCGCGGGTGGACGACTTTTGGTGCAGGGGCTTGATGCTTGGCATGAGCCCATATTGAATTTCGCCGTTCGAGTGAAATGCCCAGGGGAGGAAAATCGGGTTTTTCAGCGCGATTACAGCGTACTACTCGATCCGCATGAATACCAAGCGCCGAATAAAAAACGCAATGCATCGATTAATCCACCTATCAGCCAGCGCGATTTACCACGCTTAGGCTCTGTGTGGTTAACCGAAGAGGGGGATACGGTCGCCAATATCGCTCGCCGTTATTACCCAAATCAAGCGCAACTGCGGACGCGTTTTGTTGAACGTCTTTATGAATTGAATCCCGATTTGCCACAAGGCACGACAGTGCGTTTAGGCAATCAATGGCGAGTTCAGCTGCCCGCGCCAATAACGAATCCGAACCCAAAAACGAAAGTCACGAGCGCACAGCATGTGGTGCCACTCGCCACTGAAGCCAGATTAAGTTTAACCCCAGCCAATCCCCCCGCTGAGGCGGTCGAACCGCTCGCCGCACCTGCTGCGGATGGTGAGTTTCGTTTGCGCCTGTCCCTGCCAGCATTAGATTTAAAACAAAAAAATAATTTATCTCCGGCGGAAATCTTACGCTTGCGAGAGGGTTTATTGTCGCTTGAATCCGATGAGCAAGCGGCGCAAATGCTACAGCTTAAAGATCAAATTAAGCAATTAGAGCAGCAACTGCATCAAGTGAGTGGGGCTAAGGTTTCGCCAGCGGCGAAAAGCGAGAGCAAGATTGCAGAAGACGTTTTATTTTCTTGGCAATGGTTTTTATTTTTAGGCTTAATTGGATTGGCGATTGCGGTGCTGATTTGGCGTCAACGGCAGCGTATTACTGAAGATACCTCGTATTCTGCGTTGGGCGTTGCCACTTTACATGGCAATCCAACGACAATTTTGACGCAAAGAACGCCAAGCCATTTTCCGCATTCACTCACGCGAACCAGCGGCTTTATGACGGAAGAAACCCCCAGCGTGCCGGAATATGACGAGCGTGACGAGCGTGACTGGCGTAATGAAGCGGTGGATGTGGTTTCGCCAAACTCGGTTGCAGAAGAAGCGCAACTTTTACTCGACTATGGCATGCAGGCCCAAGCCATTCAGCTACTCAGCGATGAATTGCTTGAGCATCCACATGCATTGGCTTTGTGGATGAAGCTGTTAGAGGTGTTTGCGCAAGAAAACATGCTTGAGGCATTTCAAGAACGTGCCGTGGCGTTTCGCTTGCAATTTGCCAGCGATTCATTGTGGCAACAAGTGCAAAGTATGGGGCAGCAAATTGACGTCAATAATCCTTTATATCAATCGCTAGATGCGCGCTCAGCAGCGCATTCATTGGCGCATGCACCTGTAGAAGGCGCAGCAATTAACTCCGCAAATTTAGCGCCAATTTTAGCTGCTAGCCCAGTCAATAGCGACTTGAGCACAGCGCAGCAGGATGCCTTTCACTTTGATTTAGATTTGTTGCCTACAGCCAATGCCAATGAGCGGGGCGCTGATCAATTGAGTGTTTTTGCCGCTCAGCAAGATCGCGAAATTGATGCTAGCTTGTCGTCTGTAGTATCACAGCGCCGGCAATTTGAGGCGAAAGACTTTGTCTCTGACGATGCTACTTTGCAAGAAATTGCCGTCCTAATTGCCGATGATCAACGTCGTGAAGCATTTGAACGTTTAGAAATGCTCTTGTATAAAGGCACCATGCCGCAGCGTTTAAGTGCGTCAAAATGGCTAGATAAATTACTCAGCCACTATGGGCAACCCTAA
- a CDS encoding phosphotransferase, whose translation MNPSDYLAPALAFAAQAGLTNLQITQEIPSFYGHVVLLRAEQGEFVVKFSRQAGRLASEIIALNRLRVHSVLPMSEVLEHREILGEHGKLDTFLMPRLLGVPAWELPNPLPNPVQTAQRIVEQMLAWHAVSDARGFEHANGEFTPEFLPAFESWTRPLLDGLNTANSPFSAPLRSAFAKLWAERERMLAPITGPSSLCHDDPHACNFLYDASSGLPLAAIDPCDVAFRHREQDIFHLADAFADWRLLESYIEQHPLADGFAARRWFFSLWDDVKHSQNVAWYDAAWFANKFAQLAQLDADFQSVANAASAAHPASN comes from the coding sequence ATGAATCCTTCGGACTATCTAGCGCCGGCATTGGCCTTTGCGGCGCAAGCGGGTTTAACCAATCTGCAAATAACGCAAGAAATTCCGTCGTTTTATGGGCATGTGGTGTTGCTGCGGGCCGAGCAGGGTGAGTTTGTCGTTAAATTTTCTCGGCAAGCTGGGCGCTTGGCCTCTGAAATCATCGCCCTGAATCGCTTACGAGTGCATAGCGTATTACCAATGTCCGAGGTTTTAGAGCATCGCGAAATTTTGGGTGAACATGGCAAGCTCGATACCTTTCTGATGCCGCGTTTATTGGGCGTTCCTGCATGGGAATTACCCAATCCTTTGCCTAATCCGGTACAAACGGCGCAGCGGATTGTTGAGCAAATGTTGGCGTGGCATGCGGTAAGTGATGCGCGAGGTTTTGAACATGCCAATGGTGAGTTCACACCGGAATTTTTACCCGCATTTGAATCGTGGACGCGGCCGTTGCTGGATGGTTTGAATACTGCAAATTCGCCGTTTTCTGCGCCATTACGCAGCGCGTTTGCCAAGCTGTGGGCTGAGCGTGAACGCATGTTGGCGCCCATTACGGGGCCATCGTCACTGTGCCACGATGACCCCCACGCGTGTAATTTTTTATATGACGCAAGTAGCGGCTTGCCGCTTGCTGCCATTGATCCGTGTGATGTGGCATTTCGCCATCGTGAGCAGGATATTTTTCATTTGGCAGATGCATTTGCCGATTGGCGCTTATTGGAAAGCTATATCGAGCAGCATCCTTTAGCGGATGGCTTTGCGGCGCGGCGTTGGTTTTTTTCTTTGTGGGACGATGTAAAGCATAGCCAGAATGTGGCTTGGTACGATGCGGCGTGGTTCGCGAATAAATTCGCGCAATTGGCGCAGCTAGATGCTGATTTTCAAAGCGTGGCCAATGCCGCCAGCGCCGCGCATCCAGCCTCGAATTAA
- a CDS encoding GGDEF domain-containing protein — MLQAPTTMLNALAALTSLHDRDALSLSLCITLQEIFDFKQLDLYHYRAAPLQTDCAWQIKHTIHLQDGQMSQSWHWHEHEHEILSNLSPELDPLITQALSSSEASVLSSDGYRVVRCLYSANQPQLLIDCRNTSALSAKDLHVLHGMTRIYENHSTLLDYGQTDTLTGLLNRKTLEQQFFKVMAHQKNINNLEPSSTDIECERRSHSDNEAYFLAVMDIDHFKRINDQFGHIYGDEVLLLIAQLMKASFRSEDHLFRFGGEEFVIMIGPQSEDSALQAVERFRERVAKFDFPQVGQVTISIGITQLLDFEILSTVLGRADEALYQAKDQGRNRVVNAAIDAMSIKEHSPNNGSIELF, encoded by the coding sequence ATGCTACAAGCGCCAACCACGATGTTAAACGCTTTAGCAGCACTGACTAGCCTGCATGATCGCGACGCACTTTCATTAAGCTTGTGCATTACCTTGCAAGAAATTTTTGACTTCAAGCAGCTCGATCTCTATCACTACCGAGCGGCGCCGCTGCAAACCGACTGCGCATGGCAAATCAAACACACGATTCACCTGCAAGATGGCCAAATGTCGCAATCTTGGCATTGGCATGAGCATGAGCATGAAATCCTTAGCAATCTGTCGCCCGAGCTTGATCCCCTGATTACCCAAGCACTCAGCTCAAGCGAAGCCAGCGTTTTATCGTCGGATGGCTACCGTGTGGTGCGTTGCCTATATTCGGCCAATCAACCGCAACTGCTCATCGACTGCCGCAATACCAGCGCCTTAAGTGCTAAAGATTTACATGTGCTGCATGGCATGACGCGAATTTACGAAAATCACAGCACCCTGCTCGACTATGGCCAAACCGATACCCTAACCGGCTTACTCAATCGCAAAACCTTAGAGCAACAATTTTTCAAAGTGATGGCGCATCAAAAAAACATCAACAATCTCGAGCCCAGTAGCACAGACATTGAATGTGAACGCCGCAGCCATTCTGATAACGAGGCTTATTTCCTCGCTGTGATGGATATTGATCACTTCAAACGAATCAACGATCAATTTGGGCATATTTATGGAGATGAAGTGTTACTTTTGATCGCCCAACTGATGAAGGCCAGCTTTCGCAGCGAAGATCATTTGTTTCGATTTGGCGGAGAAGAATTCGTCATCATGATCGGTCCACAATCTGAGGACAGTGCACTACAAGCCGTCGAACGGTTTCGCGAGCGGGTGGCGAAGTTTGATTTTCCACAAGTGGGTCAAGTCACCATCAGCATTGGCATTACTCAATTACTTGATTTTGAAATTTTAAGCACTGTACTTGGCCGCGCAGATGAAGCTTTATATCAAGCCAAAGACCAAGGTCGCAATCGCGTTGTGAATGCGGCAATCGATGCCATGAGCATCAAAGAACACAGCCCGAATAATGGCAGTATTGAATTATTCTAA
- the ssb gene encoding single-stranded DNA-binding protein, with product MASLNKVLLIGNLGRDPETRFMPNGNAVCNFSIATTESWKDKQSGQKQEKTEWHNISMYGRLAEIAGQYLKKGSSVYIEGRLQTRKWQDKQTGADRYTTEIIADEMKMLGGRGDTGGNAGGGYNQQGGGDDFNQEYSAPVQQQQQAPRQAPPQAAAKPARNFDDFEDDIPF from the coding sequence ATGGCCTCATTAAATAAAGTATTGCTAATTGGTAATTTGGGTAGAGACCCAGAAACGCGCTTTATGCCTAATGGCAATGCAGTATGTAATTTTTCGATTGCGACCACTGAGAGCTGGAAAGACAAGCAATCTGGCCAAAAGCAAGAAAAAACCGAATGGCATAACATCAGCATGTATGGCCGCTTGGCTGAAATTGCCGGCCAATACTTAAAAAAAGGCAGCAGCGTGTATATCGAAGGTCGTTTGCAAACTCGCAAATGGCAAGATAAGCAAACGGGTGCTGATCGCTACACCACTGAAATTATCGCTGATGAAATGAAAATGCTCGGCGGGCGTGGTGATACCGGTGGTAACGCCGGCGGTGGTTACAACCAGCAAGGCGGTGGTGATGATTTCAACCAAGAATACAGCGCCCCAGTGCAACAGCAACAACAAGCACCACGCCAAGCACCACCACAAGCTGCGGCAAAACCGGCGCGTAATTTTGACGACTTTGAAGACGATATTCCTTTCTGA
- a CDS encoding MFS transporter, with product MSVSPTMSALELRAASSLAGLYALRMLGMFLILPVFAVYAGHLPGGENHTMVGLAFGAYGLTQALLQLPFGMWSDHVGRKKVIYIGLALFAIGSIMCAMADHIAWLIVGRAVQGAGAISAAVTALLADLTREEHRTKAMAMIGASIASTFAISLVAAPKLAEWIGLPGIFLLTAGLTIAALIGVWKVVPNPAVSRFHSDAEANASRLPQVLKDPQLLRLNYGVFALHASQMAMFTVMPLLLKQIGGIDVAHHWWVYLPVVLVGFVLMVPAIIYGEKKNHLKEVFLFAIALMFAAQLGMTLWMPSLTWIVAWLGVYFIAFNILEATQPSLISKIAPTAAKGTAMGVYNTCQAASMFMGSALAGYLYQEFQSPMPVFALCALLMAVWLLVSWGMQAPLPVKTKMFHIGEEWSGDVGRLSAKLGAIDGVKEAVVLIDERVALLKVMQAGYDEAEVDRLIAETNIATT from the coding sequence ATGTCTGTTTCTCCTACTATGTCGGCGTTAGAATTGCGCGCCGCAAGCAGCCTAGCTGGGCTGTATGCACTTCGCATGCTGGGCATGTTTTTGATCTTGCCAGTGTTTGCGGTTTACGCGGGGCATTTGCCCGGCGGTGAAAATCACACCATGGTCGGTTTGGCCTTTGGTGCTTATGGCTTAACGCAAGCTTTGCTGCAATTGCCATTTGGCATGTGGTCTGATCATGTTGGCCGCAAAAAAGTCATTTATATCGGCTTGGCGCTGTTTGCCATTGGCTCGATTATGTGTGCCATGGCGGACCATATTGCGTGGTTGATTGTGGGCCGTGCAGTGCAGGGCGCGGGGGCGATTTCGGCGGCAGTGACCGCGTTATTGGCTGACTTAACCCGCGAAGAGCATCGCACTAAAGCGATGGCGATGATTGGCGCGTCAATTGCGTCAACCTTTGCTATTTCTCTGGTGGCCGCGCCCAAACTCGCCGAATGGATAGGCTTGCCGGGGATTTTCTTACTCACCGCTGGTCTTACTATTGCCGCTTTGATCGGCGTGTGGAAAGTGGTGCCTAATCCCGCAGTATCGCGTTTTCATTCCGATGCTGAAGCCAATGCCAGCCGCTTGCCGCAAGTGTTAAAAGACCCGCAATTACTGCGTTTGAATTACGGTGTTTTTGCGCTACACGCTTCGCAAATGGCCATGTTTACCGTGATGCCCTTGCTACTCAAGCAAATTGGTGGCATTGATGTGGCTCATCATTGGTGGGTGTATTTGCCGGTCGTGTTGGTCGGTTTTGTGTTGATGGTGCCGGCAATTATTTATGGTGAGAAAAAAAACCACCTTAAAGAAGTGTTTTTATTTGCCATCGCGCTGATGTTTGCCGCGCAACTGGGCATGACTTTATGGATGCCCAGCCTCACGTGGATTGTGGCTTGGCTAGGGGTGTATTTTATTGCCTTTAATATTTTAGAAGCCACCCAACCGTCGTTGATTTCTAAAATCGCTCCCACCGCCGCCAAAGGCACCGCGATGGGTGTTTACAACACCTGCCAAGCGGCGAGTATGTTTATGGGCTCGGCATTAGCGGGGTATTTATACCAAGAGTTTCAAAGCCCTATGCCGGTGTTTGCGCTGTGCGCATTACTGATGGCCGTGTGGCTTTTAGTCTCATGGGGAATGCAAGCGCCACTGCCGGTCAAAACCAAAATGTTCCACATTGGTGAGGAATGGTCAGGCGATGTAGGCCGACTGTCTGCTAAACTAGGCGCCATTGATGGTGTAAAAGAAGCCGTGGTTTTGATCGACGAGCGCGTCGCCCTGCTCAAAGTGATGCAAGCGGGCTATGACGAAGCTGAAGTCGATCGACTCATCGCTGAAACCAATATCGCTACGACATAA
- the uvrA gene encoding excinuclease ABC subunit UvrA, producing the protein MYRSALATDQPMIRIRGARTHNLKNVNLDLPRGKLIVITGLSGSGKSSLAFDTLYAEGQRRYVESLSAYARQFLQLMEKPDVDLIEGLSPAISIEQKATSHNPRSTVGTVTEIHDYLRLLFARVGTPFCPEHNQALQSQTVSQMVDHVLALPEDSKLMILAPVIMGKKGENADLLEELRAQGFVRVRIDGEVFELDETPKLDKNKKHTIDVVIDRLKVHADIQQRLAESFETALRHAEGRAIAVEMDTGKEHWFSAKFACPICSYSLPELEPRLFSFNNPMGACPSCDGLGHRTFFDPKRVVAHPDLSLAAGAVKGWDKRNQFYFQMLMSIAEHYGFDINTAWNELSSEVQDAILQGSGRDEIAFMYTNERGNKFERAHAFEGIIPNLERRYKETDSMAVREELAKYQNNQVCPSCNGARLRTEARHVQVGGITLHAISKMALRDTLLFFTGLHLEGAKAQIAEKIVKEVSERLGFLVNVGLDYLCLERSADTLSGGEAQRIRLASQIGSGLTGVMYVLDEPSIGLHQRDNDRLIGTLIHLRDLDNTVIVVEHDEDAMRAADWLIDMGPGAGVHGGEVIAYGKPDDVFNNPNSVTGQFMTGKRKIAMPATRRVPTEGRWLHIKGASGNNLKDVDLDLPLGMMVCITGVSGSGKSTLINDTLYAIAARELNGAGIESSPYHSVHGLEHLDKVINVDQSPIGRTPRSNPATYTGLFTPIRELFSGVPMSRERGYGPGRFSFNVKGGRCEACQGDGVIKVEMHFLPDVYVPCDVCHSKRYNRETLEVLYKGKNITEVLEMTVENALAFFSAVPTVARKLQTLMDVGLGYIRLGQSATTLSGGEAQRVKLALELSKRDTGRTLYILDEPTTGLHFHDIDLLLTVVQRLAGHGNSIVVIEHNLDVIKTADWVIDLGPEGGAGGGQIIATGTPEEVAKNPHSHTGYYLARSLNKAPE; encoded by the coding sequence ATGTACCGCTCTGCACTTGCCACTGACCAGCCAATGATCCGCATTCGCGGAGCCCGTACACATAACCTCAAAAACGTGAACTTAGACTTGCCACGTGGCAAGCTGATTGTCATCACCGGCTTATCTGGCTCAGGTAAATCGTCCTTGGCTTTCGACACTTTGTATGCCGAAGGGCAACGCCGCTACGTTGAATCACTGTCGGCGTATGCGCGGCAGTTTTTGCAATTAATGGAAAAGCCCGATGTCGATTTGATTGAAGGGCTCTCGCCTGCCATTTCCATCGAGCAAAAAGCCACTAGTCACAACCCGCGCTCAACCGTGGGCACGGTGACCGAGATTCACGATTATTTACGCCTGTTGTTTGCCCGTGTTGGCACACCGTTTTGCCCTGAACACAATCAGGCGCTGCAAAGCCAAACCGTTAGCCAAATGGTTGATCATGTGTTGGCGCTGCCCGAAGACAGTAAACTGATGATTTTAGCGCCAGTGATTATGGGCAAAAAAGGCGAAAACGCCGACTTGCTCGAAGAACTACGTGCGCAAGGTTTTGTTCGTGTTCGCATCGACGGCGAAGTGTTCGAGCTCGACGAAACCCCGAAACTCGACAAAAACAAAAAACACACCATTGATGTTGTCATCGATAGACTGAAAGTACATGCCGACATCCAGCAACGACTCGCCGAAAGCTTTGAAACCGCATTGCGCCACGCCGAAGGCCGCGCCATTGCGGTTGAAATGGACACCGGCAAAGAGCATTGGTTTTCGGCCAAATTTGCTTGCCCAATTTGTAGCTACAGCTTACCTGAGCTTGAGCCGCGCCTATTCTCGTTCAACAATCCAATGGGCGCTTGTCCTTCGTGCGACGGCTTAGGCCACCGCACCTTTTTTGATCCCAAGCGCGTCGTGGCGCATCCCGATCTGAGCTTGGCCGCTGGAGCAGTCAAAGGCTGGGATAAACGCAATCAGTTTTATTTCCAAATGCTGATGAGCATTGCCGAACATTACGGCTTTGATATCAATACGGCGTGGAATGAATTAAGTAGCGAAGTACAAGACGCGATCTTGCAAGGCTCGGGGCGCGATGAAATCGCCTTTATGTATACCAATGAACGCGGCAATAAGTTCGAGCGCGCCCATGCTTTTGAAGGGATTATTCCGAATTTAGAGCGCCGCTACAAAGAAACCGATTCAATGGCGGTGCGTGAAGAGCTGGCCAAATATCAAAATAATCAAGTTTGCCCAAGCTGCAATGGCGCACGTTTACGCACCGAAGCGCGCCATGTACAAGTTGGAGGTATTACTCTGCATGCCATATCCAAAATGGCTTTGCGAGATACACTGCTATTTTTTACCGGTTTACATTTAGAAGGCGCCAAAGCGCAGATTGCCGAAAAAATCGTTAAAGAAGTCAGCGAACGACTCGGCTTTTTGGTCAATGTTGGCCTCGATTACCTGTGCCTTGAACGCAGCGCCGACACACTGTCGGGCGGCGAAGCACAGCGTATTCGCTTAGCCAGCCAAATTGGTTCTGGCCTCACTGGCGTGATGTATGTACTCGATGAACCATCCATTGGTCTGCATCAGCGCGACAACGACCGCTTGATCGGCACTTTGATTCATCTGCGCGATTTGGACAATACGGTGATTGTCGTTGAGCATGATGAAGACGCGATGCGGGCTGCCGATTGGCTGATTGATATGGGCCCAGGCGCTGGCGTGCACGGTGGCGAAGTGATTGCCTACGGCAAACCTGACGACGTGTTTAACAACCCCAATTCCGTCACTGGCCAATTTATGACCGGCAAACGCAAAATTGCGATGCCCGCCACCCGCCGTGTGCCCACCGAAGGTCGTTGGTTGCATATCAAAGGGGCAAGCGGGAATAACTTAAAAGACGTCGATCTGGATTTGCCGCTGGGCATGATGGTGTGCATTACTGGGGTTTCTGGCTCGGGTAAATCGACACTAATTAACGACACTTTGTATGCCATTGCCGCACGTGAACTCAATGGCGCCGGGATCGAATCGTCGCCTTATCACAGCGTGCATGGGCTTGAGCATCTAGATAAAGTCATTAATGTCGATCAATCGCCGATTGGCCGCACGCCGCGCTCGAATCCCGCAACGTATACCGGGCTCTTTACGCCGATTCGTGAACTGTTTTCAGGCGTACCGATGAGCCGCGAACGCGGTTATGGGCCGGGACGATTCTCGTTCAACGTCAAAGGCGGTCGCTGTGAAGCGTGCCAAGGCGATGGCGTGATTAAAGTCGAAATGCATTTCTTGCCCGATGTGTACGTTCCGTGCGATGTGTGCCATAGCAAACGCTATAACCGTGAAACGCTGGAAGTCTTGTACAAAGGCAAAAACATTACTGAAGTTTTAGAAATGACAGTGGAAAACGCGCTGGCCTTCTTTAGCGCCGTGCCCACCGTTGCCAGAAAGCTGCAAACCTTAATGGACGTTGGCTTGGGCTATATTCGCCTAGGGCAAAGCGCCACGACGCTCTCAGGCGGCGAAGCACAACGGGTGAAATTGGCGCTGGAACTCTCCAAACGCGACACCGGCCGCACGCTGTATATCTTGGATGAGCCGACCACGGGTTTGCATTTTCACGATATCGATCTGCTACTGACCGTGGTGCAGCGCTTGGCGGGGCACGGCAATTCAATTGTCGTGATTGAGCATAATCTGGACGTGATTAAAACCGCCGACTGGGTGATTGATTTGGGTCCCGAAGGCGGCGCTGGCGGCGGACAAATTATTGCCACCGGCACGCCTGAAGAAGTGGCCAAAAATCCACATAGTCATACAGGGTATTACCTTGCACGCTCTTTAAATAAAGCGCCTGAATAA